In Subdoligranulum variabile, the genomic stretch TTTAATTGACAACAGCATTACAGCGCAGGCAAATAGGATTTCCGTTCAATTTGAGTGGAACAATGGGAACCCTTGGATATCTATATCCGACAACGGATATGGAATGACCGAGGATGAATTATTTGAGGCAATGAAACCCGGCAGCAAGAATCCTCTTGATGAACGTTCCGAAAATGATCTTGGACGTTTTGGATTGGGATTAAAAACTGCTTCTCTTTCTCAATGCAAACGCCTTACCGTTGCCTCTAAGAAAGACGGCGGAAGAATCTGCTGCAGATGTTGGGATTTGGATGTGGTAACCCAAAAAAACGCATGGCTCTTACTCAAAGTTCCCACAGAAACAGCAGCGACTATAATACAGAAACATTTGGACAAGTGCCCATCCGGCACTATCGTCATATGGGAGAAAATTGACCGAATAATTCCTGGAGAGCATGTCGGAGACGAGGAATATCAGCGTGCCTTTCTTAACTATGCTCAATCCGTCAAAGAGCGCATTTCTGTTGTGTTCTCATCATACATGTCTGGCCCTCATAAAGTTGCCTTTGAAATGAATGGCCGCGAAATTTCGATGTGGGATCCTTTTATGACCGATAATCCATTGACCACCCGGATGCCTACTGAGTATCTCTATGTAAATGGAAACGAAGTCAAAATCAAAACATTCATTCTGCCGCATCAAAAAAAGTTGTCGTCCAACGAATTCTCTCTTTATGCAGGTGCACACGGCTGGAATGCTCAACAAGGTTTTTATATTTTCAGAAATAATCGGCTGATCGTTGAAGGCAGCTGGCTCTTAAATGGTTTTGAAAAAGCAGAGCAATACCGGTTGGCCCGCATACGCATTGATATCGGAAACGAAACCGACAGTGAATGGAATATCGACGTAAGAAAATCGACAGCCGTCCCGCCTATATCGATACAAAATGATATAAAAAGAATTGCCATTGCAGCGCGACGAGAATCAGCGACAATCTTTCGCAACAGAGGCAAAAAGCTGGCCAGAAGGGCGCGGAAAGAGCAATGCTTCGTATGGCATCAAAATATCCGAAACGGGAAACTTGGCTATACAATCAATCGCGATCATCCCATTATTCGAGAAATGATTAATGCAGATGAAAAAAATCAAATCAAAAAGCTGCTTACCCTGATCGAGGAAACTATACCTGTTCCCATGATTATTTCTGATTACTCAGAAAGGGCGGACAATATTCTGACTCCTTTTGAAGGAAAAAGCACCAATGATTATGATCCCATGATAAAGACCTTGTATGACGTATATCGTAAGGCTGGGTGCACAATTCAAGAGGCGATTGAAAATATTGCGGGAACCGAACCCTATATCTATGAGCCAGAGAAGGTAACATTATTCTGTGAAAGAGAGGGCATCCCCTATGGCGAGTAATGGTCAACTATATTCAATGTTATATGATAATGTTATGAAATTGCTCACAACCGGTAAAATTGTGCCGGATCAATTGGGATCAGGAATTCAAAAAATGCATAACATGTTTCAAAATTACTACCCTGATGAGGAATTGGATGAAGAAGAGCTTTTACGCCAAATTGTACGCGATTTTGGCATTTTTGAAGGGTCTGCCAAAATTCTCGAGGATAACCGTGACCACAGAGAATGGCTCGCTGAAGAACGATCAAAAATACAATGGGTTTTCTGGGGACGATACAAAAAATACCTTGAAGTCAGTGAAAAAATGCCGCCTGCCGTTGTTAAAAGCATAGATGATACGACAGATGAAATTTTAAAACGACTGGAAAGCCCCAAACGTCCCGGCAGCTGGGATCGCCGCGGGATGGTTGTAGGCAATGTTCAATCAGGCAAAACCAGCAATTATATTGGACTAATCACAAAGGCTATCGATGCAAAATATAAAATCGTTATTGTGTTGGCGGGACTAAATAATGATCTTCGAAGCCAAACACAAAGGCGAATCGATAAAGGCTTAATCGGCAGGGACACTTGTAAGAAGGATTCGTACAATCAGACATCCTCTCGCATTGGCGTGGGGTTGCTGCCAGGTTTTCCCGAACCTCCGATTATCGCTGTCACAAGTGCTGATACAAATGGTGATTTCAAGAAAAATGTTCACAGCACGGTTACGATTACGCCGGGCGGAGATCCTATTATCGCGGTTGTAAAGAAAAACGTCACTCCTTTAAATAATCTTCTTAACTGGTTTACAAGCGCTAATAATTCCGGCAAAATAGCTAACATTCCTCTGTTGCTGATTGATGACGAAGCCGATAATGCATCAATTGACACGAAGGCGGCAAAGCGCATTGGCGGGACAGCTGTTGATCCAGACGAAGCAGAGCGTGACCCAACGAAAATTAACGGACTCATCAGGCAAATTTTAAATTGCTTTTCTCAAAGTGCATATGTGGGATATACCGCAACGCCTTTTGCTAATATTTTTATTTATCCAACAGATCCAAGCAATGAAACCGACACTTATGGAGAGGATTTATATCCGCGCAGCTTTATCGTGAATTTGCATGCGCCATCCAATTATATCGGACCTGAGAAAGTGTTTGGGCT encodes the following:
- a CDS encoding ATP-binding protein, encoding MPNHQWNNPSSNSFALSSEEYDLAVPNAASLMQSLRAFGYDIATAVADLIDNSITAQANRISVQFEWNNGNPWISISDNGYGMTEDELFEAMKPGSKNPLDERSENDLGRFGLGLKTASLSQCKRLTVASKKDGGRICCRCWDLDVVTQKNAWLLLKVPTETAATIIQKHLDKCPSGTIVIWEKIDRIIPGEHVGDEEYQRAFLNYAQSVKERISVVFSSYMSGPHKVAFEMNGREISMWDPFMTDNPLTTRMPTEYLYVNGNEVKIKTFILPHQKKLSSNEFSLYAGAHGWNAQQGFYIFRNNRLIVEGSWLLNGFEKAEQYRLARIRIDIGNETDSEWNIDVRKSTAVPPISIQNDIKRIAIAARRESATIFRNRGKKLARRARKEQCFVWHQNIRNGKLGYTINRDHPIIREMINADEKNQIKKLLTLIEETIPVPMIISDYSERADNILTPFEGKSTNDYDPMIKTLYDVYRKAGCTIQEAIENIAGTEPYIYEPEKVTLFCEREGIPYGE